One window of the Trifolium pratense cultivar HEN17-A07 linkage group LG2, ARS_RC_1.1, whole genome shotgun sequence genome contains the following:
- the LOC123911329 gene encoding uncharacterized protein LOC123911329 has protein sequence DDDGKAKTNYYKAMSDKRGKGQDRGKPYGDKGKKVVETSGGKKRGGGQCYKCGELGHKSYECPKKVDKCFNCGRLGHKSDVCQVKVTCFNCGEEGHKSPMCKKPKKTMGKVFALSGDDADQGDNLIRGTCFIYNTPLIAIIDTGATHSFISVDCMKRLSIPVSEMSGRMEIETPANGSVTTRLVCRDCPVTVFGRHFGMDLVCIQLSGIDVIFGMNWLIFNRVHINCCEKTVVFPKPEESLHLMSKKEVVESLKEPVEVYALFASLKMEGEVKVEGLPVVCEFPDVFPEDVSDVPPKREVEFTIDLVPGTSPISMAPYRMSASELNELKKQLEELLEKKFIRPSVSP, from the coding sequence gatgatgatggaaaggccaaaactaactactacaaggccatgagtgacaaaagaggaaaaggtcaagaccgtgggaagccCTATGGTGACAAGGGGAAGAAAGTTGTTGAGACTAGTGGGGGAAAGAAGAGAGGTGGTGGACAATGCTACAAGTGTGGTGAGTTGGGTCATAAGTCTTATGAGTGCCCAAagaaggtggacaagtgtttcaattgtgggagGCTAGGACACAAATCGGATGTTTGTCAAGTGAAGGTGACTTGTTTTAATTGTGGTGAagagggtcacaagagtcctatgtgcaagaagccgaagaagactatgggaaaggtgtttgctttgagtggagatgatgcagatcagggggataatctcattagaggtacgtgtttcatctataacactcctttaattgcgattattgatacgggagcaacacattcttttatatccgttgattgcatgaagcgtcttagtatacctgtgtctgaaatgtctggtcgtatggaaatagaaactcctgctaatggttctgtaactacccgtctagtatgtcgtgactgtcccgtaaccgtgtttggtagacactttggaatggacctagtgtgtatccaacttagtggAATAGATGTTATCTTTGGTATGAACTGGTTGATATTTAATCGAGTCCATATCAATTGTTGCGAGAAGACTGTTGTGTTTCCTAAACCGGAGGAGAGTTTGCATCTGATGAGTAAGAAGGAAGTAGTAGAATCGTTGAAGGAACCTGTAGAAGTGTACGCgttgtttgcatccttgaagatggaaggtgaagttaaggtggaagggttaccggttgtttgtgaatttcccgatgtatttccggaagacgtgtcagatgtaccgccgaaaagagaagtagagtttacgatcgatttggtacctggtactagtccgatatctatggcaccgtatcgaatgtcagcgtcagagttgaatgagttgaagaagcaactagaggaactacttgagaagaagtttattcgacctagtgtatcgccg